The Cloacibacillus sp. genomic interval ATGGGTTCAAAATCGTTAAAGCTGAGGGGGGAGAGTCCGAGCACCCTGTAGGTGGCGGGGTTTTCCGCGGCGTAGAGCAGGGTGTAGCCGTCGGCAGGCAGGTTGGCGACCATCGTCGTGGCGACCGCGCCCGTGGCGCCGGTCTTGTTCTGCAGGATGATGGTCTTGCCGAGGTATTTTTCCGCCAGCGGCGTGATGGCACGCGATACTCCGTCGCAGCCGCCGCCCGCTCCCCACTGGATGATACCCTGGATATTTTTCTCAGGGTAGGCCGCGAGGGCCTCCTGCGCGATAAGGACAGCTATAAGCGCCAGCAACAGTATTTTTCTCATTTTGCATACTTCCCTTCTTCGGTAATTTTATTTATGTTTCGGTAAATCGTTGAGGAACTTCTCACAGGCGGCGGCCATCACCTCCACCGGCGGTGTTTCGCCCGTCCAGATACGCACAGCCTCCGCTCCCTGATAGACGAGCATCCACATGCCGTCCAGCGTCCGGCAGCCGCACGCGGCGGCTTCGCGCAACAGGCGCGTCTCGCGCGGATTGTAGACGATGTCACATACAAAGTGGTGCGGCGAGAGCAGCGAGGCGTCGAAGGTGAGCCCCTCGGCGGCTGGCCACATTCCCAAGGAGGTGGCCTGAACAACGATATCGGTATCCGCAAGCGCGCTTTCGATATTGGCGTTGTCGAGTGCCATAGCCTCCGCGATGCCGACTCGCCGCGAGTTCATATCGCCGGCGAGGCTCTCTGCCTTTTCAAGACTGCGGTTCACAATGTAAAATTTCGCGCCGCCGGCGATCGCTAGGGCCGAGGCCACGCCGCGCGCCGCGCCGCCCGCGCCGACGACGAGGCATCTTTTGCCGCGCGGATCGACGCCGCCCTGTTCCCTCATAGCGCGCACAAAACC includes:
- a CDS encoding tripartite tricarboxylate transporter substrate-binding protein, encoding MRKILLLALIAVLIAQEALAAYPEKNIQGIIQWGAGGGCDGVSRAITPLAEKYLGKTIILQNKTGATGAVATTMVANLPADGYTLLYAAENPATYRVLGLSPLSFNDFEP
- a CDS encoding shikimate dehydrogenase, with protein sequence MWEKNVMTEDNGAVLWGDVTAEAGGCGVALLRERAAAGLKAYKKRELPISANTRPAALIGWPLGHSASAVMHNDAYADMGLDALYIPVPAEPSRMEGIVGSMAAMGFMGCNVTIPHKVAVKELMDELHPSASESGAVNTVLFKDGRKIGYNTDGTGFVRAMREQGGVDPRGKRCLVVGAGGAARGVASALAIAGGAKFYIVNRSLEKAESLAGDMNSRRVGIAEAMALDNANIESALADTDIVVQATSLGMWPAAEGLTFDASLLSPHHFVCDIVYNPRETRLLREAAACGCRTLDGMWMLVYQGAEAVRIWTGETPPVEVMAAACEKFLNDLPKHK